Within Mustela nigripes isolate SB6536 chromosome 3, MUSNIG.SB6536, whole genome shotgun sequence, the genomic segment cctggagtcctgagttCAAGGCCCAAGTGGGACAGagggcttacttaaaaaatactagTAATAATAAATAGAGATCAAAATACTGTTTCTCAAGCTGTGTCTGAGATCTGCTTCTGAGACCCTCTCCCTTTTTCCCAATTGCAGACTAAGAAGAACGACGAATAGAATCCTGGCCTCCTCTTGCTGTAGCAGTAACATTTTAGGATCAGTCAACGTGTGCGGCTTTGAGCCCGATCAAGTCAAAGTTCGGGTGAAGGACGGCAAGGTGTGTGTGTCCGCGGAGCGGGAGAACAGGTACGACTGCCTCGGCTCCAAGAAGTACAGCTACATGAACATCTGCAAAGAGTTCAGCCTGCCGCCGTGCGTGGACGAGAAGGACGTGACGTACTCCTACGGGCTGGGCAGCTGCGTCAAGATAGAGTCTCCATGCTACCCCTGCACGTCTCCCTGCAACCCCTGCAACCCCTGCAGCCCCTGCAGCCCCTGCAGCCCCTGCAACCCTTGCAACCCCTGCGACCCCTGCAGCCCGTGCTATCCCTGCGGGAGCCGATTTTCCTGTAGAAAGATGATTTTGTAAAGCGTAGGAGCCCGTAACTTAGCGGAAAGCCCGTATTCCAGCCAGGCAGCTCTTCCagtgtttctcttcctcttcccacgGCCCGTGGTACTCAAGTCCCTAGGAAACTGAATACATAACTGCAACCCACCCGCGGCGTGTGAAAGTCTTTTGGCGCAACCCGTTGCGGGATTGCAGCGCGGTTAGTGGGCGTCGCCCGGAACAGGCCACCGGGAACCGAAGGCGAGCCTGGGAGGTCGGGCCCCTCTGTGTCCTCCCCGTACCAGCTACCTCCAACTTCCAGGAAAGATACTGTCTGGGTGGGCATCCCCAGACGCTGTTTCTCCAAGCCATCTGGTGAGAGGGCCTAGCTCGGAAACCCAAGCTGGTAAAGCCGACGACGTGGAGGCCAGTGGGGTTGGAGGCAAGCACTTTGCAAAGCTACCGCAGTGGGGCGCAATGGGGCACGCGCTTTGCTTGGGAAATGCGCTGGGGGTGTTTTACTGGGTCAACGGATCAGAGCGCAAAAGCAcgggagtgggtgggtgggtaggtagGCGTGGAGGGGGAGATGCACGTTCATGGACTTACGGTGCAGTGTCCTTTGACAGCTTTCCGTTTCTCAACATTTCTGTGATTTGGAGAGAATGCCCAGCTCTGGTTCAGACTGCTTTGCAACCTCCTTGTGATTTATTTCAACTGCTTTTATCAAGCCCTGAAACTTCTTGTAGACACAGAAGTTCAGTTCAAAGTTCGTGAATGAAAAACTACAGTTTTCACAACCTGCTAGCATATCACAAATCATCACCTATTTCGCCTGAACGTGGATCCTCCCGGACATTACCCATGAGCCATCCAGGATGGCCAagacagaaataagagaaaaggaagaaggaccTGTTGGGAGGGATCAGAATGAGACAAGGGCCAGTTTCCGAGGTGAGTCCTTCCGGGAACATAAAACCTCACGTTAGCAAGGGCTTCTTTCAATGGTCTCAGCTACATGTGgattaaagcagtgattctcAGCCTTGACTGCACATGGGAATCACTTGGGGtagctttaaaaatatggacGCCAAaccatagggggaaaaaatagaaaagagagcataaaaaatattaaaaagaaaaaggaaaaacatgccttttattaagaaaagaaaaaatactcatgCTTGGCTCCCATTTCCAGAGTTTCTTATCTAATAGATTTGAGGTGcaggctgggcatggagacttGAAAATGCCTCCCCAGGTAATTGAAACCTGCAGCTAAGGTTGAGAAACTCTGCTTGGGATCTTAAAGCTCTCCcagccttttttctttaaaagcttcCTTCGAGTTCAGGCTTAAAGAATATTGATGGTGATGGCAGACATATTTTGCTTTCAATTGAGGGAAGTAATGGTCCTCTAATACGGGTGGTGAATAAAAAACACCAAACATctcaaaaatttattatttaggatACATATAAATAAGTATGTTTGTGTGTACTAAATTGTACAGTTACACTTACAAGTGCCTTGCCATaacttgatttataaatattctagTTTCTAAGCtacacattttggaaaatgattttgaaaaaatttcacCCCGTGGAATTTTTTCAAATTCCCGCGTGGGTCTCAGACAAACAGAAATCTCTGTCCTCTGGAAAGTGTCATTCCACGCCGCTCCTGGCACCTGTCCAGTGCTTCATTTCCCTACTCACCCACACACCCTCCTGTCAGCCCAGTAATTCGTTCATCCAGTgagtctttatgatttttttttaagaggacagGGGAGAGTAG encodes:
- the ODF1 gene encoding outer dense fiber protein 1, translated to MAALSCLLDSVRRDIKKVDRELRQLRCIDECTRCLCDLYMHPYCCCDLHPYPYCLCYSKRARSCGLCDLYPCCLCDVKLYCLRPSLRSLERKAIRAIEDEKRELAKLRRTTNRILASSCCSSNILGSVNVCGFEPDQVKVRVKDGKVCVSAERENRYDCLGSKKYSYMNICKEFSLPPCVDEKDVTYSYGLGSCVKIESPCYPCTSPCNPCNPCSPCSPCSPCNPCNPCDPCSPCYPCGSRFSCRKMIL